One Benincasa hispida cultivar B227 chromosome 5, ASM972705v1, whole genome shotgun sequence genomic window carries:
- the LOC120077042 gene encoding probable LRR receptor-like serine/threonine-protein kinase At1g67720 — translation MKKSKKNKMTLLNSIFFFLFFLLRFSTASPPVPRGYLLNCGATDSAAKTTVGNLQYITDEGFISVGNTTKLHDPNLVPILSTLRYFPDKSARKYCYEIPVVKGGKYIVRTTYYYGGYDGGKVPPVFDQIVEGTKWSTVNTTEDYANGMSSYYEVVAVAMGKMMSVCLARNQHTDSSSSPFISALELESLEDSVYNTTDFKNHALSLVARTSFGHDVDVIGFPDDAFNRQWHPFVDENPLVTCHANVTPSTFWNLPPAKAFNTAITTSRGKLLKINWPPFPLPAAYYYISLYFQDNRSPSPYSWRVFNVAINGKNFFTNLNVTANGVSVSSPRWPLYGQTHIELTPADDMPVGPVINAAEILQVFRLGGRTLTRDVMTMVDLARSFNNPPHDWSGDPCLPKENSWTGVTCSDGKLARVVNLNLTNFGLSGTLPSSINNLTALSHLWLGSNKLSGSIPEMGSLKELQTLHLEKNQFEGPIPHSLSKLPHIREIFLQNNDLKSKALQALQKLGIHVEL, via the exons atgaaaaaatccaaaaaaaacaaaatgaccCTTCTCaattccatcttcttctttcttttcttcctcctccGCTTCTCCACCGCTTCTCCTCCCGTTCCTCGAG GCTATCTTCTCAATTGCGGTGCCACCGATTCAGCCGCCAAGACAACCGTCGGCAACCTTCAGTACATCACCGATGAAGGTTTTATCTCTGTCGGAAACACCACGAAGCTCCACGATCCAAATCTTGTGCCGATTCTCTCGACATTGCGTTATTTTCCTGACAAATCGGCTCGGAAATACTGCTATGAGATTCCGGTGGTTAAAGGAGGCAAATACATTGTGAGGACCACGTATTATTACGGTGGTTACGACGGCGGGAAGGTGCCGCCGGTTTTCGATCAGATTGTAGAAGGGACGAAATGGAGCACCGTGAACACGACGGAGGATTACGCCAATGGGATGTCGTCTTATTACGAGGTTGTGGCGGTGGCGATGGGGAAAATGATGAGTGTTTGTTTGGCCAGGAATCAACATACGGATTCGAGTTCTAGCCCTTTCATTTCGGCTCTGGAGTTGGAGTCTCTGGAGGACTCTGTTTATAACACCACAGATTTCAAGAACCATGCTCTGAGTTTGGTTGCTAGAACCAGCTTTGGACATGATGTTGATGTCATTGG CTTTCCAGATGATGCATTCAACCGACAATGGCACCCATTTGTTGATGAGAACCCATTGGTAACATGCCATGCCAACGTTACTCCTTCAACCTTTTGGAATCTCCCACCAGCAAAGGCTTTTAACACTGCCATTACGACCAGCCGTGGGAAGTTGCTCAAAATTAACTGGCCTCCGTTCCCACTTCCAGCAGCCTACTACTACATCTCGCTATACTTTCAGGACAATCGGTCTCCGAGTCCGTATAGCTGGAGGGTCTTTAATGTTGCAATAAATGGCAAGAATTTCTTTACAAACCTCAATGTCACTGCCAATGGCGTGTCTGTTTCCAGTCCGAGATGGCCTTTGTATGGACAGACCCACATAGAACTAACTCCTGCAGATGACATGCCCGTTGGGCCTGTGATTAATGCTGCTGAGATCCTTCAAGTTTTTCGTCTCGGTGGAAGGACATTAACTAGAGATG TGATGACAATGGTGGACTTGGCACGAAGCTTCAACAATCCACCCCATGATTGGAGTGGTGATCCTTGCTTGCCTAAGGAGAATTCATGGACCGGTGTTACTTGTTCCGATGGAAAACTTGCTCGAGTTGTCAATTT GAACTTGACAAACTTTGGCTTATCTGGTACGCTTCCTTCAAGCATAAACAATTTAACTGCCCTTTCTCATCT TTGGCTTGGTAGCAACAAACTCTCAGGCTCTATTCCAGAAATGGGTTCATTGAAGGAGTTGCAAACACT GCATCTGGAAAAGAACCAATTTGAAGGGCCAATTCCTCATTCACTCTCGAAGCTTCCACATATtcgtgaaat atttctccaaaataatgatCTGAAGTCGAAAGCTCTCCAAGCACTGCAGAAGCTAGGCATACACGTCGA GTTGTAG